From one Ignavibacteria bacterium genomic stretch:
- a CDS encoding 2-oxoacid:ferredoxin oxidoreductase subunit beta, translated as MLNDSELAEPVKLTPQDFVSDQEVKWCPGCGDYSILKQVQTVLPESNTPKENYVFISGIGCSSRFTYYMDTYGMHGIHGRAAAIASGVKMGNPDLDVWVISGDGDALSIGGNHFIHFLRKNFNIKLLLFNNQIYGLTKGQYSPTSEKGKTTKTTPYGSLDQPFNPLELALGAKASFVARTLDRDPKHMQEVLRRAHKHTGGTFVEIYQNCPVFNDGTFFAYSDKETKKEAAIILEHGKPLVFGNSNELGIRLDGTTPVVVTIGGDSGVSADDLWIHDETDRTKATIIARFPDITTSQFPRPFGVVFAEERSVYEADMAAQIESIQQAKGNVPLNSVLSGSKTWQIF; from the coding sequence ATGCTTAATGACAGTGAATTGGCAGAGCCGGTAAAACTCACGCCGCAAGACTTTGTATCGGATCAGGAGGTTAAGTGGTGTCCGGGCTGCGGTGATTATTCAATATTGAAGCAGGTACAAACAGTTTTGCCGGAATCCAATACTCCTAAGGAGAACTATGTATTTATTTCGGGTATTGGTTGTTCTTCACGATTTACCTACTATATGGATACCTATGGCATGCATGGTATTCACGGTCGGGCTGCAGCCATTGCTTCGGGTGTAAAGATGGGTAACCCTGATTTGGATGTCTGGGTGATCTCCGGCGATGGTGATGCTCTCTCGATAGGGGGTAATCACTTTATCCATTTTCTGCGTAAGAATTTTAATATCAAGCTGCTGTTGTTTAATAACCAGATTTATGGGTTAACAAAGGGACAGTATTCGCCGACGTCAGAAAAAGGTAAAACAACCAAGACCACGCCATACGGCTCTCTGGATCAGCCGTTTAATCCCCTTGAGCTGGCTCTTGGGGCGAAAGCCTCGTTTGTAGCCCGAACGTTAGACCGCGATCCCAAGCACATGCAGGAGGTTCTCAGACGCGCTCATAAACACACTGGAGGCACCTTCGTAGAGATCTATCAGAACTGTCCGGTGTTTAATGATGGTACCTTCTTTGCATATTCCGATAAAGAAACCAAGAAGGAAGCAGCGATTATTCTTGAACACGGTAAACCACTTGTATTTGGAAATTCGAATGAGCTGGGAATACGATTAGACGGTACCACACCGGTCGTGGTCACTATTGGTGGTGACTCCGGGGTATCGGCCGACGATCTCTGGATACATGACGAAACTGATCGTACAAAGGCAACCATCATAGCACGTTTCCCGGATATAACTACTTCGCAGTTTCCCAGACCGTTTGGGGTAGTGTTTGCTGAAGAGCGTTCTGTATATGAAGCTGACATGGCTGCCCAAATCGAGAGCATTCAACAAGCCAAAGGCAACGTACCACTTAATTCTGTGCTCTCCGGATCAAAAACATGGCAGATTTTTTAA
- a CDS encoding hemerythrin domain-containing protein: MTDAIQSLFDEHDVISEAVDVAVHAEQLIATDADRYEEVVRSLLEFFRVYADGFHHHKEEEILFPEMSKKNDLLGDGVIKEMLENHQDFRDMLQGIENFLEQKNYAKVQQKLMAYTDALQDHIAVENDEVFQVAEALLDPGELERIYFQFCDADRETDDKLSGDNRHTKQQLVSMMREIKGRLA; this comes from the coding sequence ATGACCGATGCCATTCAGTCATTGTTTGATGAACACGATGTTATTTCGGAAGCTGTGGATGTTGCCGTACACGCAGAACAACTTATTGCAACTGATGCCGATAGGTACGAAGAAGTTGTTCGGTCTCTCCTTGAGTTTTTTCGTGTTTATGCCGATGGATTTCATCATCATAAAGAAGAAGAGATTCTGTTTCCGGAGATGAGCAAGAAAAACGACCTGCTTGGAGATGGTGTGATAAAGGAGATGCTCGAAAACCATCAGGATTTCAGAGATATGCTCCAAGGAATCGAGAATTTTCTGGAGCAAAAGAATTATGCGAAGGTGCAGCAAAAGCTAATGGCATACACTGACGCGCTGCAAGACCATATTGCTGTCGAAAATGATGAGGTGTTCCAGGTGGCTGAAGCCCTGCTTGATCCGGGTGAACTTGAACGCATTTATTTTCAGTTTTGCGATGCGGATCGCGAAACTGATGATAAGCTCTCCGGAGATAACCGCCACACGAAACAGCAACTGGTTTCAATGATGAGAGAAATAAAAGGTCGTCTTGCATAG